A section of the Methanococcoides sp. LMO-2 genome encodes:
- a CDS encoding DUF7284 family protein, with the protein MQKTNFTEDERAFSTTMDALFFLVLISVATAILLPSITADRQYDAAAYTATQDFDTHLLSSLLNSNVDEFEYEIAPLAIAGITTLENSIVSDPINTMFARQHKHRTFADMIAEDMLLTLAIEEEGSSKYINPIAQDHKTQTSTAIASYLEKRTAGRYEYHLEANWEPVEDYTLKSYVSVGMKPPYDAVRQSSRITLPLNQRTSRDELILTIDDSLLEDLHNSSNITKYTTYSAAFNDTIEEASLATAKTITGIIFPADYLRSLLRQDPSQNSKNAFIGAPQEDPTDSEMMVAMHILNYSTAPYTIYGENSTSGELTNGMVAIIEQDIIEHNQQKIADHLHSELDPDINETISKMVISTEINTTKELRDSQVNEIYGKVNNYYVDVTLSIW; encoded by the coding sequence ATGCAAAAAACGAACTTCACAGAAGATGAGCGTGCATTCTCAACAACAATGGACGCCCTCTTTTTCCTCGTACTCATATCCGTGGCAACCGCCATACTTCTGCCTTCCATTACAGCAGACAGGCAGTACGACGCAGCAGCATACACCGCAACACAGGACTTTGACACACACCTGTTAAGCTCATTGCTCAACTCAAATGTTGACGAATTTGAATATGAGATAGCTCCGCTTGCAATCGCAGGAATAACAACCCTCGAGAACAGCATTGTGAGCGATCCGATTAATACAATGTTCGCAAGACAGCACAAGCATCGCACATTTGCAGATATGATCGCAGAAGACATGTTACTTACACTTGCCATCGAAGAAGAGGGAAGTTCAAAGTACATCAACCCCATTGCACAGGATCACAAAACGCAGACATCCACAGCAATTGCCTCATACCTTGAAAAAAGAACAGCTGGAAGATATGAGTACCATCTCGAAGCAAATTGGGAACCTGTTGAAGATTACACACTTAAAAGCTATGTTTCAGTGGGAATGAAGCCACCATACGATGCAGTACGCCAGAGTTCACGCATAACATTGCCCCTAAACCAAAGAACTTCCAGAGATGAGCTAATATTAACAATTGATGATAGCTTGCTCGAAGATCTACACAATTCATCAAACATAACAAAATACACCACATACAGCGCTGCATTCAACGATACCATAGAAGAAGCATCCTTAGCCACTGCGAAAACCATTACGGGAATCATCTTCCCGGCAGATTACCTGAGAAGCCTGCTCAGACAGGACCCATCCCAAAACTCAAAAAACGCATTCATTGGTGCACCGCAGGAAGATCCCACTGACAGCGAAATGATGGTCGCAATGCATATACTGAATTACAGTACAGCCCCCTACACCATTTACGGAGAAAATTCCACATCCGGAGAACTGACCAATGGTATGGTAGCGATCATTGAGCAGGATATCATCGAACACAATCAGCAGAAGATTGCAGACCACCTGCACAGCGAACTTGATCCCGACATAAACGAAACGATCTCAAAGATGGTGATTTCCACAGAAATCAATACAACAAAGGAATTAAGAGATTCACAGGTGAATGAAATCTACGGGAAAGTAAACAATTATTATGTTGATGTCACGCTTTCCATATGGTAA